CGCCGGCGCTCCCCGGCTGTCGCTGAACGTGACCTCGGCACCTGCCGGCGCGGCAGCGCGCATCGCATCTTGCACCAAGCGGATCACCTTCGCTGGGTCTTGGTTGGGAACCAGCCGGCAGGTGATCTTGGCGTGCGCCGTCGCCGGGATGATCGTCTTGCTGCCGGGGCCGGTGTATCCGCTCCACATGCCGTTGACCTCAAGCGTCGGGCGCGCTCCCTTGCGCTCATTGACCGTGAACCCCGGCTCGCCCCAGGCCTGCGATGCGCCGGTCTCACGCATCACCTCGGCTTCGCCATACGGGATGCGCGCAAGCGCCGCGCGTTCCTCGGCGCCGAGCGCGCGCACATCGTCGTAGAAGCCGGGCACGGTCACGCGCCCTTGTGCGTCCTTGAGCGAGGCCAGGATGTGCGCCAGCGCAAACGCCGGGTTCTGCACGTTGCCCCCGTAGTGCCCGGAGTGCACATCGCGATCCAGGCAGCGCACCTGCACCTCGAACCCTGCCAGCCCGCGCAATCCATAGGTCAGCACGGGCTGCGTTAGGCTGAACAGCGTGCCATCGCTGATCATCACGCAATCGCAGGCCAGTAGCTCGCGATGCGCCGCGATAAATGTGCTGAGGTGGGGACTGCCGATCTCCTCCTCGCCTTCGATCAGTAATTTGACGTTGACTGGCAGTGTGCCCTCGGCGCGCAAATACGATGCGACAGCTTTCACATGCGCCAGGTGCTGGCCTTTGTTGTCATTCGCGCCGCGCGCGTAGATGTAGCCGTCGCGAATTGCCGGCTTGAACGGTTCGCTTTGCCATAGCTCGAACGGCTCGGCCGGTTGCACATCGTAGTGGCCGTAGATCAGCACCGTAGGGCGATGATGATCTTGGCCGGACCATTCGGCATACACGACCGGATGTCCGCCGGTCGCCATCACATCGGCGCGCAGGCCGGCATCGCGCAGATGCTCCGACAGCCACAACGCCGCCATCTTCACGTCGCGCGCGTGGTCGGGTTGCGCGCTCACGCTGGGAATGGCAAGATACTCCAGCAGATCCTCGAGATATTCGTCGCGATGCTCGCGCGCGTAATCCAAAACTCGATTGAGCATAGCCTGAATTTCCCTCAGCGGCGCAGATCGTGATGCGACCTGCGCCACAGCCATTCACGGTTTGACGCCGGTGACCAGGTCGTAGTCCACCAGCCACGGCTGCGGCTGCACGTCTCGCAGGCCCAGCTCGTGCAGCCATGCGGCGAACGCTTGCGTGGGCAGCGTGCGGCCGGGCAGCTTCCATGCGTCCGGCCCGATGCGGTTGCTCACCATCAGCAAACCGCCGGGCTTGAGCACGCGCACCATCTCGCGCACCGCGGCACGCCAGTCGCGCATGAACTCCAAAGCCTCCAGGCAGGTCACCACGTCGAATGCGTCGGCGTCGAACGGCAGGCGCTGCGCATCATGTCGCATGAAGGCGACGCGGCCGGCATGCGCAACCAGCTTTGTCTGCGCCCGATGGAGCATGCGCCTGGAGAGATCAAGCGCGACGATGCGCCCGCGAAAGCGCCACTGCGAGAGCAACGCATCCGGCAGCCGGCCGGTGCCCGTGGCCACATCCAGCACCAGCGGGCAAGATATACCCGATGCGCTCAGGTGTTTCATGATGGGCATAGCCAACATGAGCGCATCGCCGGTCTTGTCGAACTGCTTCACGCGGTCGTAATGTGGGGCAAACCAATCGTAGAGCAGCGCCACGACGCGCGGGCCCAAATACGCGCCCTCGGCCACGACGAGCTGCCAATACAGCGCTAGGCCGATGCACCCAACGACGACGGCGCCCACGAGGATGTAAACCCAGATCGGCATGGTTGGAGTTGACTTGCACATTGTAAATCTCGTCGTATACCTTGCCTCGCCGTCACGATGGCTGAATGGAAGATCGCCCCGCGCGCGCCCGACGATTACTTTGCTGCACTGAGCGATCTGCACCCGCTGACCGCGCAGGTGCTATACACGCGCGGTTTGACCGACCCCGATGCTGCACGCGCCTTTCTGCTCGGCACATACGCGCCTGTAGATCCGTTTGCCCTCCGGGATATGCCGCGCGCCGTCGAGCGCATCTTCACGGCCATCGCCAACGGAGAGCGCATCGCCGTTTATGCCGACTACGACTGCGACGGCGTGACGGCCGGCGCGTTGCTGATCCGCACGCTGACCTCACTCGGTGCACAGGCACACGTTTACATCCCCGATCGCTTCGAGGAGGGCTATGGTTTGAACGCGCAGGCGCTCGACCGGCTGCAGGCAAGCGGCGTGAGCTTGGTCATCACGGTGGACTGCGGCGCGCGTGCCCATGCCGAAGCGCGCCACGCCCACGCCCTTGGCCTCGACCTCATCGTCACCGACCATCATGAGCCGGAAGACGATGCCATCCCCGACGCCTACGCCGTCGTTGACCCCAAGCGCCCCGACTGCGCCTATGGCTTCAGGCATCTCGCCGGCGTTGGCGTGGCTTTTCGCCTGGCGCAGGGCTTGCTGCGCCGCGCGCGCGGTGCCGGGCTGCCGCAGGGCGAGGTGACCGAGGCGTCGCTGCTCGACCTGGTCACGCTCGGCACCGTCGCCGACATCGTGCCGCTGGTTGGGGAGAATCGCGCGCTCGTCCGGGCCGGGCTGGAGCGCATAAACCGACGGCCGCGCGTCGGTGTGCAGGCGCTCATTCAGGCCGCCGGCCTCAAGCCGGGATCGGTGAACGCAAGCCGGATCGGCTTTGCCCTTGGGCCGCGCTTGAACGCCGCCGGTCGCCTAGAGCACGCACAGGCGGCCTATGACTTGCTCATGTGCGATGACCCCGCGCGAGCCGCCGAACTGGCCGGAGCATTGAACCGGCAGAACAGCGAGCGCCAGAGCGTGACGGCGGCCGTGGCCGAAAGCGCAGAGCGCCAGGTGATGGAGGCGCACGCGCGCAGCGGCGACGATGCTCCTGCGCCGCCGCTGCTGTTCGCCGCCTCGCCGGAGTATCACGCGGGCGTCATTGGGCTGGCAGCCGCGCGTCTGCTCGAGAAGTATCACCGTCCGGCCATCGTGGTGAGCATCAACGGCGAAGAAGCGCGCGGCTCCTGTCGCAGCGTCAACGGGTTCGACATCACCGCGGCGCTCGACGAGTGCGCCGACCTGCTGCTCAAGCACGGCGGCCACGAAGCGGCCGCCGGCTTCACCGCGCGCACCGATGCCCTGGATCCGCTGCGTCAGCGGCTGAGCACGATCGCGCGCCAACATCAACCGGCCGGCGGGTGGATGCGCATCATCCCAGCCGACGCCGAGTTGAATTTGGCCGAGGTGAACCATCGTGCGCTTGCCGAGTTACAGTTGCTCGAGCCGCACGGCCAGGGCAACCCAAAGCCAACCTTTGTGGTGCGCCGCGTGGTGGTGAGCGACCTGCGCCGTGTCGGCAAGGCAGAGAATGATGCGCCGCCACACCTCCAACTTCGCGTGACCGACGCGCGGCGCGTCACCTGGGACGCCATCGCCTGGCGCATGGGCGACCGGATACACGAGCTGGCTGCCGGCGCGCAAGTGGACCTGGCCTGCCAGTTCGACGTGAACGAATGGAACGGCGAGTCGCGCTTGCAGCTGGAGGTGCTGGACTTTCGCGCAGCGACTACGGGCTGATCAAGTAGTGCGCGCGGGTGAGGCACAACCGGGTAGGCCGCGGGATTAGAATGCGCGCTCTGAGCGCAGTGCGCGCCGTTGAGCTGGTATGCCTATCCACATCCTGCCCGATGCTCTGGTCGCTCGCATCGCTGCCGGCGAAGTCGTAGAACGCCCCGCGTCGGTGGTCAAAGAGCTGGTCGAGAACGCGATTGACGCCGGCGCGACCGACATCCGCATCGAGTGTGCCGAGGGCGGCAAACGGCTTATTCGCGTCACCGACAACGGCAGCGGCATCCCAGCCGCCGAAGCGGCCCTGGCCTTCGCGCACCACGCCACCAGCAAGCTCGCCCGCGCCGACGACCTGGCCGAGATCCACACGCTGGGCTTCCGCGGCGAGGCCTTGGCCAGCATTGCCTCGGTGAGTCAGGTGACATGTATCACCCGCCACGCCGATGAAGCCGGCGGGACGCTGCTGCGCTTCGACGGCGGGCGGCTGATCACCCAGG
The window above is part of the Candidatus Roseilinea sp. genome. Proteins encoded here:
- a CDS encoding single-stranded-DNA-specific exonuclease RecJ, yielding MAEWKIAPRAPDDYFAALSDLHPLTAQVLYTRGLTDPDAARAFLLGTYAPVDPFALRDMPRAVERIFTAIANGERIAVYADYDCDGVTAGALLIRTLTSLGAQAHVYIPDRFEEGYGLNAQALDRLQASGVSLVITVDCGARAHAEARHAHALGLDLIVTDHHEPEDDAIPDAYAVVDPKRPDCAYGFRHLAGVGVAFRLAQGLLRRARGAGLPQGEVTEASLLDLVTLGTVADIVPLVGENRALVRAGLERINRRPRVGVQALIQAAGLKPGSVNASRIGFALGPRLNAAGRLEHAQAAYDLLMCDDPARAAELAGALNRQNSERQSVTAAVAESAERQVMEAHARSGDDAPAPPLLFAASPEYHAGVIGLAAARLLEKYHRPAIVVSINGEEARGSCRSVNGFDITAALDECADLLLKHGGHEAAAGFTARTDALDPLRQRLSTIARQHQPAGGWMRIIPADAELNLAEVNHRALAELQLLEPHGQGNPKPTFVVRRVVVSDLRRVGKAENDAPPHLQLRVTDARRVTWDAIAWRMGDRIHELAAGAQVDLACQFDVNEWNGESRLQLEVLDFRAATTG